A single window of Halanaerobiaceae bacterium ANBcell28 DNA harbors:
- a CDS encoding sugar phosphate isomerase/epimerase family protein encodes MYFTGFADEVSGNIIKQIEVTKKLGWKNIEARSIDGVNITDISDEKFDEVYHKLQESNIEINCFGSAVANWGKKPGSEEDFKKSIEELKRAIPRMKKLGTKMIRGMSFSIPEEDSPELENKIIEKLKALVALCEDAGIIYLHENCMNYYSQSYQHMDKLLTIIDSSYFKVVFDTGNPVFSDNRMGPTPYNKQSSWEAYQHLKDKIEYIHIKDGIFLKDEEKTRFTFPAEGDGYVREVLKDMLSNGYDGGISIEPHMGSVYHEKADKTQTPDEYKYNVYLEYGKRIMKLVEEIKAEI; translated from the coding sequence ATGTATTTTACTGGTTTTGCTGATGAAGTAAGCGGAAATATTATCAAACAGATAGAAGTAACAAAGAAATTAGGATGGAAAAACATTGAAGCTAGAAGTATTGATGGGGTAAATATTACTGATATTTCAGATGAGAAGTTTGACGAGGTCTATCATAAGTTGCAGGAATCAAATATTGAAATTAATTGTTTCGGTAGTGCTGTAGCAAATTGGGGTAAAAAACCAGGTAGTGAAGAAGACTTTAAAAAGAGTATTGAGGAACTAAAAAGAGCTATACCACGGATGAAGAAATTGGGTACAAAGATGATCAGGGGCATGAGCTTTAGTATTCCAGAGGAAGATAGTCCAGAACTTGAGAATAAGATTATTGAAAAACTGAAGGCTTTAGTAGCTTTATGTGAAGATGCTGGAATAATCTATCTACATGAAAATTGTATGAATTACTATTCTCAATCTTATCAACATATGGATAAATTACTTACGATAATAGACTCTTCATATTTTAAAGTTGTATTTGATACAGGTAATCCTGTATTCTCTGACAATCGAATGGGCCCAACTCCTTATAATAAACAGAGTAGTTGGGAAGCATATCAACACCTAAAGGATAAGATAGAATATATTCATATAAAAGATGGAATATTTCTGAAAGATGAAGAAAAGACAAGATTTACCTTTCCTGCTGAAGGAGATGGATATGTTAGAGAAGTTTTAAAGGACATGTTGTCAAACGGATATGATGGTGGTATTTCTATTGAGCCACACATGGGGAGTGTCTATCATGAAAAAGCAGACAAAACACAAACTCCCGATGAATATAAATACAATGTTTATCTTGAATATGGTAAACGTATCATGAAATTAGTTGAAGAAATTAAGGCAGAGATATAA
- a CDS encoding transposase codes for MSKNKNRTPKEKMKIVLEALQNDSIAETCRKHGIYESQFYQWKKKLTGSADKVFRNRKKKDPEKEQLKDEVERLKQTLVEQTCELQILKKNDR; via the coding sequence ATGAGTAAAAACAAAAACCGAACACCAAAAGAAAAAATGAAAATAGTTTTAGAAGCCTTACAAAATGATAGTATAGCTGAAACCTGTCGTAAACATGGAATCTATGAAAGTCAGTTTTATCAATGGAAGAAAAAACTAACTGGTTCTGCTGACAAAGTGTTTCGCAACAGAAAGAAAAAAGATCCTGAAAAAGAACAATTAAAAGATGAAGTCGAAAGACTTAAACAAACCCTGGTAGAACAAACATGTGAACTTCAGATTCTAAAAAAAAACGACAGATAA
- a CDS encoding DUF3231 family protein, which translates to MDFSKLKDSSLSILKKSTEQEGISAIEAYNIWRTLNARYNSILIRQFFVNFVHDRELELLISSHLSNFFKQTEELEQMAKKYKVQVPNEPAENIKVSAQIDAITDKYIFTSLYNDLLAEIFSLSHAMISNTFNDELRTKFNEYVNSHIDDYIETIKLAKVKSWLNIAPSYKTYKAVDKEQVSTNEAVHLWDHINLRYDQLQMTKIYDEFVHDSEFKIIIGMGKKILNKQIKLLVELANKFEVVLPEKPPAVHETKIDPETFSDQFIFRVIYKGIQDAVDLHIRTIINSMRNDNLRNIFYDFYLEEMKTYHRMTKYGKLKGWTHVPPSYIS; encoded by the coding sequence GTGGATTTTTCTAAACTTAAAGATTCATCATTATCGATATTGAAAAAAAGTACAGAACAGGAAGGTATTTCTGCTATTGAAGCTTATAATATCTGGAGAACTTTAAATGCAAGGTATAATAGTATCTTAATACGGCAGTTTTTTGTTAATTTTGTACATGATCGCGAATTAGAATTACTAATAAGTAGTCATCTCAGTAATTTTTTCAAACAAACTGAAGAACTAGAACAAATGGCAAAAAAATATAAGGTCCAAGTGCCTAATGAACCAGCGGAAAACATTAAAGTCTCTGCTCAAATTGATGCCATTACAGATAAATATATTTTTACATCTTTATATAATGATTTATTGGCTGAAATATTTTCCTTATCTCATGCGATGATTTCAAATACTTTTAATGATGAATTAAGAACTAAATTTAACGAATATGTAAATAGCCATATTGATGATTATATTGAAACGATTAAATTAGCTAAGGTAAAAAGCTGGCTCAATATTGCCCCTTCATATAAGACCTATAAAGCAGTTGATAAAGAACAAGTATCTACTAATGAAGCTGTTCATCTTTGGGATCATATTAATTTAAGATATGATCAACTACAAATGACAAAAATATATGATGAATTTGTTCATGATTCTGAATTTAAAATTATTATAGGAATGGGGAAAAAAATTTTAAATAAACAAATAAAATTATTAGTTGAGTTAGCAAATAAGTTTGAGGTTGTTTTACCTGAAAAACCACCTGCTGTCCATGAAACCAAAATAGATCCTGAGACTTTTTCTGATCAATTTATATTTAGAGTTATTTATAAAGGGATACAGGATGCTGTGGATCTTCATATAAGAACAATTATTAATTCAATGAGAAATGATAATTTAAGAAATATTTTTTATGATTTTTATTTGGAAGAAATGAAAACATATCATAGAATGACTAAATACGGAAAATTAAAAGGATGGACACATGTTCCCCCTTCTTATATTTCATGA
- a CDS encoding ferritin-like domain-containing protein, whose amino-acid sequence MNENTLIKWLNWFYSLEVGQVDLYLSQAKKSEDEYISRVLLKTAETEVKHAELFSDIINRMGYKPYKIDILISYITGHIPGLITPLVGTVNFFYYNYMIETLAMADYKKLLKMIEPKSDLYQDLINMLMNNLIEEDYHRVWFKDRRESLIRLKSKKVP is encoded by the coding sequence ATGAATGAAAATACTTTAATCAAATGGCTAAACTGGTTTTATTCTTTAGAAGTTGGACAGGTAGATTTATATCTTAGTCAGGCAAAAAAGAGTGAGGATGAATATATATCCCGAGTTCTACTAAAAACAGCTGAAACGGAAGTTAAACATGCTGAACTCTTCAGCGATATAATAAATAGGATGGGATATAAACCGTATAAAATTGATATTCTGATATCTTATATTACTGGACATATTCCCGGTTTAATAACACCTCTTGTTGGAACAGTAAACTTTTTTTATTATAATTATATGATTGAGACCTTAGCTATGGCGGATTATAAAAAATTACTTAAGATGATTGAACCTAAGTCGGATTTATATCAAGACTTAATTAATATGTTAATGAATAATTTAATTGAAGAAGATTATCATCGTGTCTGGTTTAAAGACCGTAGAGAATCATTAATAAGACTTAAGAGTAAAAAAGTACCGTGA
- a CDS encoding ABC transporter permease yields the protein MKEWIAFKSILLKDMKTYYLKPPNISWGLIFPLAWTLMFFLRNQTPVDIPAILPGLISLSILFGTTSMLAVTITFEKKQESFERLLLAPIDLNLLMFAKSSGAIIFGVFNALVPMLLALFLTDIIAIRFLPTISAVLLISITSTFLGLFIAVSVKEVFEAQTFSNFFRFPMIFLCGLFIPLADLPLLIRPLAYFLPLTYGADILKYAINGDNVFNIWLSILILLIFSVGLFLFSIKNIKQKWIV from the coding sequence ATGAAAGAATGGATAGCTTTTAAAAGTATTTTACTAAAAGATATGAAAACATATTATTTAAAACCACCAAATATTAGCTGGGGTTTGATATTTCCTCTGGCATGGACTTTGATGTTCTTTTTAAGAAATCAGACTCCAGTAGATATACCGGCTATTTTGCCAGGACTAATTTCCTTATCAATTCTTTTTGGAACAACTTCTATGTTAGCAGTAACCATTACATTTGAAAAAAAACAGGAATCCTTTGAACGATTATTGCTGGCTCCTATAGACTTGAATTTGCTGATGTTTGCTAAAAGCAGTGGTGCTATAATTTTTGGTGTTTTTAATGCCCTTGTTCCAATGCTTCTAGCTCTTTTTCTAACTGATATAATAGCTATTCGTTTTTTACCTACAATATCAGCTGTTTTATTGATTTCTATTACCTCAACTTTTTTAGGACTTTTTATTGCTGTTTCAGTAAAAGAAGTTTTTGAAGCTCAAACTTTTTCTAACTTTTTTAGGTTTCCAATGATATTTTTATGTGGTTTATTTATACCACTAGCAGATTTACCTTTGCTAATTAGACCTCTGGCATATTTTCTTCCTTTGACTTATGGAGCAGACATTTTGAAATACGCAATTAACGGTGACAATGTTTTTAATATATGGTTAAGTATTCTTATATTACTTATTTTTTCAGTAGGATTATTTTTATTTAGTATAAAAAATATCAAACAAAAGTGGATTGTCTAA
- a CDS encoding metalloregulator ArsR/SmtB family transcription factor, whose translation MDDFIIKIKAIADETRLEIIKNLLVKNYCVKALAKDLNISESAVSQHLKILREADLVLGEKKGYFVHYMVKREKLREIAGAIEELAVKETSGCSKCNKKE comes from the coding sequence ATGGATGACTTTATTATAAAAATAAAAGCTATAGCAGATGAAACACGATTAGAGATTATAAAAAATCTTTTAGTGAAAAATTATTGTGTTAAAGCCCTGGCTAAAGATTTAAATATATCTGAATCTGCTGTTTCCCAACACTTGAAAATATTAAGGGAAGCTGATCTTGTTCTTGGAGAAAAGAAGGGTTATTTTGTACATTATATGGTGAAAAGAGAAAAATTGCGTGAGATAGCAGGAGCTATAGAGGAACTGGCTGTTAAAGAAACTTCTGGCTGTAGCAAATGTAATAAAAAGGAGTAA
- a CDS encoding IS3 family transposase, whose protein sequence is MKLYGEIKGDWLKAIVKQKLMNIIEKSSLSIEKTCEILQLNPWRYYYWKRRYQANGMDGLKNHKSSPKSSPHTLLDEEKQAIIDYALKHPGVRHRKLAKRMIDDDVAYVSASSVYRVLKQANLISEQDYHKKRVANGNIKVTKANQMWHTDITYIPVRDNHAYLICILDGYSRKIIHGELSQSMTSDDMIRILNRAMFKTGMFEKPVDQRPVLVSDNGTQLVSKSFTNFLKEWDIKHIRTAVKHPETNGKIEVFHKTVKYENVYVKDLYQSYYEAKEDIENFIKYYNTERLHQGIDFVTPNQKYNGKADKIIDKRKKKHQSAIDRRKRLNQKKKSKVA, encoded by the coding sequence ATAAAGTTATATGGTGAAATCAAGGGGGATTGGCTTAAAGCAATCGTGAAACAGAAACTTATGAATATTATTGAAAAATCCTCCTTGTCCATTGAAAAAACCTGTGAAATACTACAGCTTAACCCCTGGAGATATTATTACTGGAAAAGACGTTATCAAGCTAATGGTATGGATGGCCTCAAAAACCATAAATCTAGTCCAAAATCATCTCCTCATACCCTTTTAGATGAGGAAAAACAGGCAATAATAGACTATGCCCTTAAACACCCTGGTGTACGGCATAGAAAGCTTGCTAAAAGAATGATTGATGATGATGTCGCTTATGTTTCAGCTTCAAGTGTATATAGAGTTCTTAAGCAGGCAAATTTAATTTCTGAGCAGGACTACCATAAAAAGCGTGTGGCTAACGGTAATATTAAGGTTACCAAAGCCAATCAAATGTGGCATACCGACATTACTTATATACCAGTTAGAGATAATCATGCTTATTTGATCTGTATTCTTGATGGCTATTCTCGTAAAATTATACATGGAGAATTATCACAATCTATGACCTCTGATGATATGATTAGGATTTTGAACAGGGCTATGTTTAAAACAGGTATGTTCGAAAAACCTGTAGATCAAAGACCAGTTTTAGTGAGTGACAATGGTACACAGCTGGTATCTAAATCTTTCACAAATTTTCTCAAAGAGTGGGATATTAAACACATTAGAACAGCCGTAAAGCATCCAGAAACTAATGGTAAAATTGAAGTTTTTCATAAAACTGTTAAGTATGAAAATGTATATGTTAAAGACCTATACCAAAGCTACTATGAAGCTAAAGAAGATATTGAGAATTTTATAAAATATTATAACACTGAAAGATTACATCAAGGTATAGATTTTGTTACACCTAATCAAAAATATAACGGTAAAGCCGATAAAATTATAGATAAGAGAAAGAAAAAACATCAATCTGCTATTGATAGAAGAAAACGACTTAATCAAAAGAAAAAATCAAAAGTTGCATAA
- a CDS encoding ABC transporter ATP-binding protein has product MSEKKCEHPENYMKIIEVINLSKKYGEFTAVDKINFQIDKGEIFGFLGPNGAGKTTTINILTGLAKITSGEVKINKIDCKKDIRKAQKYIGVVASESNLYPELNGFENLSFAASLYGLRKAEREKRARDLLEKFDLLKFGRLPFSAYSKGMKRKLTIAAGIIHKPDILFLDEPTTGIDVASARQIRKLILDLNSNGTTIFLTTHYIEEAERLCDRIAFIVAGKIKHIDHTEILINNAQKDNIIEFTVNRTRELEKKIIKDAIINKLANYKVSFLENKIRIHTPGISKLKVFIDIFNDLKFEVYEAKLIKPSLEDIFVDITGIGLAEMKNESSKKGGKVG; this is encoded by the coding sequence ATGTCAGAAAAGAAATGTGAACACCCGGAAAATTATATGAAAATAATAGAAGTTATAAATTTATCAAAAAAATATGGTGAATTTACAGCTGTAGATAAAATAAATTTTCAGATAGATAAAGGAGAAATTTTCGGTTTTTTAGGCCCTAATGGAGCCGGTAAAACTACTACTATCAATATCTTAACAGGTCTAGCTAAAATTACTTCAGGAGAGGTGAAAATTAATAAAATTGATTGTAAGAAGGATATAAGAAAGGCTCAGAAATATATTGGAGTGGTAGCAAGTGAAAGTAATCTCTATCCTGAGTTAAATGGTTTTGAAAATTTAAGTTTTGCGGCTTCACTTTATGGATTAAGAAAAGCAGAAAGAGAAAAAAGAGCCAGGGATTTATTAGAAAAATTTGACCTACTTAAATTTGGGAGACTGCCATTTTCAGCATATTCTAAGGGAATGAAGAGGAAATTAACTATAGCTGCCGGTATTATACATAAACCAGATATTCTATTTCTTGATGAACCTACTACAGGAATTGATGTAGCCAGTGCAAGGCAGATTCGCAAATTGATTCTTGATTTGAATAGCAATGGAACTACTATCTTTCTTACCACTCATTATATAGAAGAAGCAGAAAGGCTTTGTGATCGGATAGCCTTTATTGTAGCAGGTAAAATAAAGCATATTGATCATACTGAGATTTTAATTAATAATGCTCAGAAAGATAATATAATTGAATTTACAGTTAATAGAACTAGAGAGCTTGAGAAAAAAATTATTAAAGATGCTATTATAAATAAATTAGCTAATTATAAAGTATCTTTTCTTGAAAATAAAATACGGATACATACGCCTGGAATTTCTAAGTTAAAAGTATTTATTGATATTTTTAATGATTTAAAATTTGAGGTTTATGAGGCAAAACTAATCAAACCATCTCTGGAAGATATTTTTGTTGATATAACAGGTATAGGATTAGCAGAAATGAAAAATGAAAGCAGTAAAAAAGGAGGCAAAGTAGGATGA
- a CDS encoding DUF3231 family protein translates to MNIFKKNQTNTEKISAAEAYNIWNTLRVRYNSIETYQIFINFIHDKDLDIITKNHKEVFEKQTKILENKSKKYNIKLPSRPPAKLKFTAAIDSITDEIIFRRIYRDLYTELLALSNSITSGTVNDNLRQMFIDFFIKHLNIFESFYKYGKIKGWTEIAPTYKSSKSNDNENLSVSEANHLDTHITLRYDQKNMTQYFWTFANDIEFVKILKGGLVILEKQIKELENISEQYEIPLPDRPPVARKGTADPEMIEDKFIYRSIFSAIQNAVDLHIRAVVETTRNDKIRELFLKLLQDEMEIFDKYLKYGKLKGWIHNNIMYRSES, encoded by the coding sequence GTGAATATATTTAAAAAAAATCAGACAAATACAGAAAAAATTTCAGCTGCTGAAGCATATAACATCTGGAATACTTTAAGAGTCAGGTATAATAGTATAGAGACATACCAAATCTTTATTAATTTCATTCATGATAAGGATCTGGATATCATAACGAAAAATCATAAAGAGGTATTTGAAAAACAAACAAAAATATTAGAAAATAAATCAAAGAAATATAATATTAAATTACCCTCAAGACCTCCTGCTAAATTAAAGTTCACAGCTGCAATAGACTCAATTACAGATGAGATAATCTTTAGAAGAATTTATCGTGATTTGTATACAGAACTACTTGCCCTAAGCAATTCTATAACAAGTGGCACTGTAAATGATAATCTGAGACAGATGTTTATCGATTTTTTTATAAAACATCTCAATATCTTTGAATCATTTTATAAATATGGCAAAATAAAGGGATGGACTGAAATAGCACCTACCTATAAATCAAGTAAAAGTAATGATAATGAAAATCTTTCAGTTAGTGAAGCTAACCATTTAGACACCCATATCACCTTAAGATATGACCAGAAGAATATGACACAATACTTCTGGACTTTTGCTAATGATATTGAATTTGTGAAAATTTTAAAGGGAGGTTTAGTCATACTGGAAAAACAAATAAAAGAATTAGAAAATATATCTGAACAATATGAAATTCCTTTACCTGATAGACCTCCTGTAGCAAGGAAAGGTACTGCAGACCCTGAGATGATAGAAGATAAATTCATTTACAGATCTATTTTTAGTGCTATACAAAACGCAGTAGATTTGCACATTAGAGCAGTTGTAGAAACTACACGGAATGACAAAATCCGGGAATTGTTTTTGAAACTTCTCCAGGACGAGATGGAGATTTTTGATAAATACTTGAAATATGGTAAATTGAAAGGCTGGATACATAATAATATTATGTATAGATCAGAATCATAA
- a CDS encoding Fic family protein, whose product MLPSGEKYVRFKLVAAAETPSYMLELCDFLSEEMKEEKIEPLILIGSFILDFLCVHPFNDGNGRMSRLLTLLLLYKYDYIVGRYISLEKIIEESKSSYYETLNKSSIGWHTGNHNVFIWLDYFLGTLLAAYKEFEERVGLIKNSRGNKSFSVEQAIKSVLGTFTKEDIRNACPDVSESTINRVFSKLKDEEVIEVLGKGRNAKWKRLK is encoded by the coding sequence ATATTACCCAGTGGCGAAAAGTATGTTAGATTTAAACTAGTAGCTGCAGCAGAAACCCCTTCATATATGTTAGAATTATGTGATTTTTTAAGTGAAGAAATGAAAGAAGAGAAAATTGAGCCATTGATTTTAATAGGAAGTTTTATTTTGGATTTTTTATGTGTACATCCATTTAATGACGGAAACGGTAGGATGTCAAGATTACTTACTTTATTATTATTATATAAATATGATTATATAGTTGGAAGATATATTAGTCTAGAAAAAATAATTGAAGAAAGTAAATCAAGTTACTATGAGACATTAAATAAGTCTTCTATAGGTTGGCATACAGGTAATCATAACGTTTTTATTTGGTTAGATTATTTTTTGGGGACTTTATTAGCAGCCTATAAAGAATTTGAAGAAAGAGTTGGATTAATAAAAAACAGTAGAGGAAACAAAAGTTTCAGTGTTGAACAAGCTATCAAAAGCGTATTAGGAACTTTTACAAAAGAAGATATAAGAAATGCTTGTCCGGATGTTTCTGAATCTACAATTAACAGGGTTTTTAGCAAACTAAAAGATGAAGAAGTCATAGAAGTTTTAGGAAAAGGTAGAAATGCAAAGTGGAAAAGACTTAAGTGA
- a CDS encoding HEPN domain-containing protein yields MKNKETIEISKSWLKKAKEDLITSETLLDSPKERLEFLTASIGFHSQQCVEKCLKAILTFNQSDFKRSHDIHYLLNLCEGQIVSETSREIRENADMLNDFAVNARYPGDYEDFDISESKEAFQIAKNVYNIVVGIID; encoded by the coding sequence ATGAAAAATAAAGAAACAATAGAGATTAGCAAAAGCTGGCTAAAAAAAGCTAAAGAAGATTTAATAACTAGTGAAACTTTATTAGATTCACCGAAAGAAAGACTTGAATTCTTAACTGCTTCAATAGGATTCCACAGCCAACAATGTGTAGAAAAATGCTTGAAAGCAATACTAACTTTTAATCAAAGTGATTTCAAAAGAAGTCATGACATTCATTATCTTCTTAATTTATGTGAAGGTCAAATTGTTTCAGAAACTTCCAGGGAAATACGTGAAAATGCTGATATGCTAAATGATTTTGCGGTCAATGCTCGATATCCTGGTGATTATGAAGACTTTGATATTAGTGAAAGTAAAGAAGCATTTCAAATAGCAAAAAATGTTTATAATATTGTTGTAGGTATAATAGATTGA
- a CDS encoding glycosyl hydrolase family 28 protein, giving the protein MDHKKRRCESAERMKVTQLSDINYSIEDNENFKIEGAGNTKQWEFDPLTGKVVVSVLVKMDIHNTGVNIATLYSQKGKKLLEINTEGAYFYSYDGNKKCKLSHYNSDDWYSVYITINTNTDTYSLYIDGERQLWNAKLMFQADSLSSLSMGSVGGIIYSKRINIYKNPIQSVSDAAAGNEIWDVKEHGVTADGKTVVTKELQELIDKCADKGGGVIYLQDGIYLSGTIELKENITFYIETDAVLKGVLDIEAYPTQVSKDNPNWNMLVQGPQKSLIYADGKKNVKIIGGGTIDGSGDFEGEYGSESYRPSGILLVGCDDAKICDLYVIDAGMWTIPVVECDNLYIRDINMDSCWYPNRDAIDICDCFDVLIQNCNLKSDDDTICFKSGNESGCDNVLVRNCMIISTMANGIKFGTYSYGGFTNCTVADCIVKDTRTCGINIQSVDGGTIKNLFFENIIIDNVESAFFILIGDKGRVPDWGEHRIGSIENINFKDIEVNNLRRNYGSYLGGFKKDG; this is encoded by the coding sequence ATGGATCATAAAAAAAGAAGATGTGAAAGTGCTGAACGCATGAAAGTTACACAGCTTTCAGATATAAATTACTCTATAGAGGACAATGAAAATTTTAAGATTGAAGGAGCAGGAAATACAAAACAATGGGAATTCGACCCTTTAACAGGGAAAGTTGTGGTTTCAGTATTAGTAAAAATGGATATACATAATACTGGTGTAAACATAGCTACATTGTATTCACAGAAAGGCAAAAAGTTGCTTGAAATAAATACAGAAGGGGCTTATTTCTATTCATATGATGGAAATAAAAAGTGTAAATTATCTCATTATAACAGTGATGACTGGTATTCTGTTTATATAACTATTAATACAAATACAGATACTTACAGCCTTTATATAGATGGTGAGAGACAGCTCTGGAATGCTAAATTAATGTTTCAAGCAGACTCACTTTCTTCATTATCTATGGGGAGTGTTGGTGGAATAATATATTCTAAAAGAATTAATATATACAAAAATCCAATTCAGTCAGTGTCTGATGCTGCTGCAGGTAATGAAATATGGGATGTTAAAGAGCATGGAGTGACAGCAGATGGAAAAACTGTTGTAACAAAAGAATTACAGGAACTAATTGATAAATGTGCTGATAAAGGTGGAGGGGTAATATATTTACAAGATGGTATATATTTATCCGGAACAATAGAATTAAAAGAAAATATCACTTTTTATATAGAAACAGATGCTGTATTGAAGGGCGTGCTTGATATTGAAGCCTATCCCACACAAGTTAGTAAAGATAATCCCAACTGGAACATGCTAGTACAGGGACCACAGAAATCCCTTATTTATGCCGACGGAAAGAAAAATGTAAAAATAATAGGCGGTGGGACTATAGATGGTAGTGGAGATTTCGAAGGAGAATATGGTTCTGAAAGTTACAGACCTTCTGGGATTTTGCTAGTAGGCTGTGACGATGCTAAAATCTGCGATTTATATGTTATTGATGCCGGGATGTGGACAATTCCAGTAGTGGAATGTGATAATCTGTACATTCGAGATATAAATATGGATTCCTGTTGGTATCCTAATAGAGATGCCATAGATATATGTGATTGTTTTGATGTACTGATACAAAACTGTAATTTAAAGTCAGATGATGATACTATTTGCTTTAAAAGTGGAAATGAAAGTGGATGTGATAATGTACTTGTAAGAAACTGTATGATAATTAGCACGATGGCAAATGGAATTAAGTTTGGGACCTACAGTTATGGAGGATTTACTAACTGTACTGTTGCAGATTGCATTGTAAAAGATACAAGAACCTGCGGTATAAATATTCAATCTGTAGACGGTGGAACAATAAAGAACCTATTTTTTGAGAATATTATAATTGATAATGTTGAGAGTGCTTTCTTTATCTTAATTGGAGATAAAGGACGTGTTCCTGACTGGGGCGAACATCGTATTGGTTCAATAGAAAATATTAATTTTAAAGATATAGAAGTAAATAATCTAAGGAGAAATTATGGATCATATCTGGGAGGCTTTAAAAAGGATGGGTAA
- a CDS encoding nucleotidyltransferase domain-containing protein, with translation MEKINNKLEINKYLKDITNKVVPEVSPEKIYLFGSYATNNYDSDSDIDLFFVVNSNDSLRKIQRKISSLLKDRLIPMDIIVYSQEKMEKHKNIIGTLPYRIKQEGELIYEK, from the coding sequence ATGGAAAAAATTAATAATAAATTAGAAATTAATAAATATCTAAAGGATATTACAAATAAAGTAGTCCCTGAAGTTTCTCCAGAAAAAATATATTTATTTGGTTCATATGCCACAAACAACTATGACAGTGATAGTGACATTGATTTATTTTTTGTTGTAAATAGTAATGATTCCTTAAGAAAAATACAAAGAAAGATTAGTAGCTTGTTAAAGGATAGATTAATTCCTATGGATATAATTGTGTATTCGCAAGAAAAAATGGAAAAACATAAAAATATAATAGGGACTCTTCCCTATAGAATTAAGCAGGAAGGTGAACTAATCTATGAAAAATAA